A section of the Paracoccaceae bacterium genome encodes:
- the purS gene encoding phosphoribosylformylglycinamidine synthase subunit PurS, translating to MKARVHVMLKDGVLDPQGEAVRHALSTLGFEGVNGVRQGKVIELDLDAPDKAGAEAQVDAMCQKLLANTVIERYDVEILT from the coding sequence ATGAAGGCACGGGTGCATGTGATGCTGAAGGATGGCGTGCTCGACCCGCAGGGTGAAGCGGTGCGCCATGCGCTGAGCACGCTGGGGTTTGAGGGCGTCAACGGGGTCCGGCAGGGCAAGGTGATCGAGCTGGACTTGGATGCCCCAGACAAAGCGGGTGCCGAGGCGCAGGTCGACGCGATGTGTCAAAAGCTGCTCGCCAATACGGTCATCGAACGCTACGACGTGGAAATCCTGACATGA
- a CDS encoding cytochrome P450, whose amino-acid sequence MKHIQQDPTDPAFVQDPYPFYERARSLGDVVFWDDYDMPVALGLGAVNAIFKARTMGREPPKRPPAQAHLADFDRVEAYSLLELEPPDHTRLRRMVQHAFSTRRIAAMSLDISVLTYTMIDRLPWAEDFDLIDCFAGPLPVLVITRLMGLPDEDAPQLQAWSNAMVAMYQARRDRAVEDAASAAAAAFEDYLRHAIAAKRSDLGEDLISDLIRVREKDDSLSDGEMISTCVLLLNAGHEATVHTIANGVKTLLERKTPVAALEPTSIEGTVEEILRFDPPLHKFTRYVYEATTVSGVELKAGSEVGCLLAAANRDPTVWPGARLFDPTRKVTKNASFGAGIHFCLGAALARLEMQIALPALFTRCPNLKLAGAPEYADTYHFHGLKRLMVTR is encoded by the coding sequence ATGAAACACATTCAGCAAGATCCGACCGATCCGGCATTCGTGCAGGATCCTTATCCGTTCTATGAACGCGCCCGCAGCCTGGGCGATGTTGTGTTCTGGGACGACTACGACATGCCCGTCGCCCTTGGTCTTGGGGCCGTCAACGCGATTTTCAAAGCCCGAACAATGGGGCGCGAACCGCCCAAGCGCCCGCCCGCGCAGGCCCATCTGGCCGACTTCGACCGGGTCGAGGCCTATTCCCTGCTGGAGTTGGAGCCGCCCGACCACACCCGGTTGCGCCGCATGGTCCAACATGCGTTTTCGACCCGGCGGATCGCGGCGATGTCGCTCGATATCTCGGTTCTGACCTACACCATGATCGACAGGTTGCCGTGGGCCGAGGATTTTGACCTGATCGACTGCTTTGCGGGGCCTCTGCCGGTATTGGTTATCACGCGTCTGATGGGGTTGCCCGACGAAGATGCGCCCCAGTTGCAGGCTTGGTCGAACGCCATGGTGGCGATGTATCAGGCGCGGCGCGACCGCGCTGTTGAAGACGCCGCCTCGGCCGCGGCCGCAGCGTTTGAGGATTACCTGCGCCACGCCATTGCCGCCAAACGCTCGGACCTGGGCGAAGACCTGATCAGCGATCTGATCCGGGTGCGCGAAAAGGATGACAGCCTCAGCGACGGCGAAATGATCTCGACCTGTGTGCTTTTGCTGAACGCGGGGCACGAGGCGACCGTGCACACCATCGCCAACGGCGTGAAGACGCTGCTAGAGCGCAAAACCCCGGTGGCCGCGCTGGAACCGACATCCATTGAAGGCACGGTTGAGGAGATTTTGCGTTTCGATCCGCCGCTGCACAAGTTCACCAGATATGTCTACGAAGCCACCACGGTTTCGGGCGTTGAACTGAAGGCAGGTTCCGAGGTTGGTTGTTTGCTGGCAGCCGCCAACCGGGATCCCACAGTCTGGCCCGGTGCGCGCCTGTTTGACCCCACGCGCAAAGTCACCAAAAACGCCAGTTTCGGTGCTGGCATCCACTTTTGCCTTGGTGCGGCGCTGGCAAGGTTGGAAATGCAGATTGCCCTGCCGGCCCTGTTCACCCGCTGCCCGAACCTGAAACTGGCCGGGGCGCCCGAATACGCGGACACCTATCATTTTCACGGGCTGAAACGGCTGATGGTGACGCGCTGA
- a CDS encoding TRAP transporter small permease subunit: MSTSSVQSDDTILSRADRGWLKLESGLNLLSGVVIFMLVLLAITNVLGRKFLNIPVPGYVDWTEQFMAAFAFLGLAFCQREGGHIRMDIVVGRLRRRPLWLAEWLSILFILLLTTALIYGTFFHFLRSFDWGAPNWSTDSSIDIALPLWPAKLIVPFSMAVLWVRLALQLWGFGRALRDDADVPVAVPLIEDPATQANKEAESVVGADG; encoded by the coding sequence ATGAGCACCTCTTCCGTTCAAAGCGATGATACTATCCTGTCACGGGCGGATCGTGGCTGGTTGAAGCTGGAAAGCGGATTGAATCTGCTGTCCGGCGTGGTGATCTTCATGCTGGTGCTATTGGCGATCACCAATGTTCTGGGGCGCAAATTTCTGAACATTCCTGTGCCCGGCTACGTCGACTGGACCGAGCAATTCATGGCCGCTTTCGCCTTCCTTGGGCTGGCGTTCTGCCAGCGGGAAGGTGGTCATATCCGCATGGATATCGTCGTCGGCCGGTTGCGCCGCCGACCGCTGTGGCTGGCCGAGTGGTTGTCGATTCTGTTCATACTGCTGCTGACCACGGCGTTGATCTATGGCACGTTCTTCCATTTCCTGCGCTCGTTCGACTGGGGCGCGCCAAACTGGTCCACCGACAGTTCGATCGACATCGCCCTGCCGCTCTGGCCCGCCAAGCTGATCGTGCCGTTTTCGATGGCGGTGCTGTGGGTGCGGCTTGCGCTACAACTCTGGGGGTTTGGGCGGGCGCTGCGCGACGATGCCGATGTGCCCGTGGCGGTGCCGCTGATCGAGGATCCGGCGACGCAGGCCAATAAGGAAGCGGAGTCTGTAGTTGGTGCCGATGGATAA
- a CDS encoding C4-dicarboxylate ABC transporter substrate-binding protein, with protein sequence MNTTLSRLALAGIVAAFAGEAVAVEWNVSVWGKRRAFTEHIEKMAELVSEKTGGDFTMNVSYGGLSMNRENLDGISIGAFEMAQFCAGYHRDKNRAITVLELPFLGVANLDEEVAVSAAVYAHPAVQEEMAQWNAKLLMTSPMPQYNLVGTGDPRDELSEFDGMRVRATGGLGQAFESVGGVPTSVTATEAYNAMESGVVDTVAFAQHAHLSFRTIDIADWWTENLNPGTVNCPVVVNTDAYEALSDEHRAALDAAVGESIDHYLTNYGELLQKWESILAEKNVTKVTVDEAEIAKFREASLPIHQQWIDDMTAQGLPGQELYDLVISTLEKTRMAN encoded by the coding sequence ATGAACACAACACTTTCACGCCTGGCACTGGCCGGGATCGTCGCCGCGTTTGCAGGCGAAGCCGTCGCTGTCGAATGGAATGTCAGCGTCTGGGGCAAGCGGCGCGCCTTTACCGAGCATATCGAAAAGATGGCTGAACTGGTCAGCGAGAAGACCGGCGGCGATTTCACCATGAACGTCAGCTATGGCGGGCTGTCCATGAACCGCGAGAATCTGGACGGGATCTCGATCGGGGCTTTCGAGATGGCGCAGTTCTGTGCCGGCTATCACCGCGACAAGAACCGCGCGATCACCGTGCTGGAACTGCCGTTCCTGGGCGTAGCGAACCTGGACGAGGAGGTCGCCGTTTCAGCCGCAGTTTACGCGCACCCCGCCGTGCAGGAAGAAATGGCGCAGTGGAACGCGAAACTGCTGATGACCAGCCCGATGCCGCAGTACAATCTGGTTGGCACCGGCGATCCGCGTGATGAGCTGTCGGAATTCGATGGCATGCGCGTGCGCGCCACCGGTGGCCTGGGTCAGGCGTTTGAATCCGTGGGCGGGGTGCCGACCTCGGTCACCGCGACCGAAGCCTATAACGCCATGGAAAGCGGCGTAGTGGATACGGTGGCCTTTGCGCAGCACGCCCACCTGTCGTTCCGCACTATCGACATTGCTGATTGGTGGACCGAAAACCTGAACCCCGGCACGGTGAACTGCCCGGTGGTTGTGAACACCGACGCCTATGAGGCGCTGAGTGATGAGCATCGCGCCGCATTGGATGCGGCTGTCGGCGAAAGCATCGACCATTATCTGACCAACTATGGCGAACTTCTTCAGAAGTGGGAGAGCATTCTGGCCGAGAAGAACGTCACCAAGGTCACCGTGGACGAGGCCGAGATTGCCAAGTTCCGCGAGGCCAGCCTGCCGATCCACCAGCAGTGGATCGACGACATGACCGCACAGGGCCTGCCGGGTCAGGAGTTGTATGACCTTGTGATCTCGACCCTGGAAAAAACCCGGATGGCGAACTGA
- a CDS encoding phosphoribosylaminoimidazolesuccinocarboxamide synthase, which produces MARRKKVYEGKAKILYEGPEPGTLVQYFKDDATAFNAQKKAVIDGKGVLNNRLSEYFMTGLGQIGIPTHFIRRLNMREQLIRQVEIIPLEVIVRNFAAGTLSERLAIEEGTPLPRPIVEFCLKDDKLGDPLVTEEHISAFGWASQQDLDDMVSMALRVNDFMSGLMLGIGIKLIDFKIEIGRVWDGDFQRLILADEISPDSCRLWDMETGDKLDKDVFRRDLGDLADAYREVAKRLGVLPSNVTHAVKPTLIN; this is translated from the coding sequence ATGGCGCGACGCAAGAAGGTGTACGAGGGCAAGGCAAAGATCCTCTATGAAGGTCCTGAGCCCGGCACATTGGTGCAATATTTCAAGGATGACGCCACTGCGTTCAACGCCCAGAAAAAGGCGGTGATCGACGGCAAGGGCGTGCTGAACAACCGCCTCAGCGAATATTTCATGACCGGTCTTGGCCAGATCGGCATTCCGACCCATTTCATCCGCCGCCTGAATATGCGCGAACAGCTGATCCGCCAGGTCGAGATCATTCCGCTGGAGGTCATCGTTCGCAATTTCGCAGCCGGAACATTGTCCGAACGGCTCGCCATAGAGGAGGGGACGCCGCTGCCCCGTCCGATTGTCGAATTCTGCCTGAAAGATGACAAGCTGGGCGACCCGCTGGTGACGGAGGAACACATCAGCGCCTTCGGCTGGGCCAGCCAGCAGGATCTGGATGACATGGTCTCGATGGCGCTACGCGTCAACGATTTCATGTCCGGTCTGATGCTGGGGATCGGGATCAAACTGATCGATTTCAAGATCGAGATTGGCCGCGTCTGGGACGGCGATTTTCAGCGCCTGATTCTGGCTGATGAGATCAGCCCGGATTCGTGCCGCCTGTGGGACATGGAAACCGGCGACAAGCTGGATAAGGACGTTTTCCGCCGCGATTTGGGCGATCTGGCCGATGCCTATCGTGAAGTCGCCAAACGATTGGGCGTGCTGCCGTCAAACGTGACACACGCGGTGAAACCGACGCTGATCAACTAG
- a CDS encoding sensor histidine kinase, with protein MAETSAPARSEAAPKRAARRKSLRKGLSWRARAAFLIVVVMAIAVVWFTNSLLTERFTENTRSRAHVRLALYSGNMLSELQRASIVPLLLSRDPSLIGALNSADYSQSTQRLISYREEIEAASLMLLDASGRVVAATDRTLLGSLHRSAPYFIEALRASGTVFTTFKQDSGARVFSYTRKIEAGGETAGVIVVGVDLAKFESSWAGFSDAVLVTDSEGEIILATESRWRGLTEEDALAVRSAPSAIQRAIQATAEWAALPIGAYLQGDSVMRQEARIPFQGWRMASFTTYAGVRERVNGVIALEIMGFAILLALALYLTTRKAVLRSRFFQRESAELRQLNQALQREVAERQRAEKHLEVAEQTVAQTSKLAALGEMSAAVSHELNQPLAAMKTYIAGAKLLLNRKRPEEAMSSFNRVDDLIERMGAITKQLKSYARKGEEAVEPLDARASVSTAVSLMEPQLRKRDIAITTTLPREAVMVMADRIRLEQVLINLLRNALDATKSIDTPEIHVLLNAGEDAVLTVRDNGGGIEDLEALFEPFYTTKAPGDGVGLGLAISSSIVNDLGGRLTARNGRDGGAVFEVRLPLLDRVQVAAE; from the coding sequence ATGGCTGAAACCAGCGCCCCCGCCCGGTCAGAGGCTGCGCCCAAGCGCGCGGCCCGCCGCAAATCGCTCCGCAAGGGGCTCAGCTGGCGTGCGCGGGCGGCTTTCCTGATTGTTGTGGTCATGGCGATCGCGGTGGTCTGGTTCACAAATTCACTGCTGACCGAACGCTTTACCGAAAACACGCGGTCACGCGCGCACGTCCGGCTGGCGCTCTATTCCGGCAACATGCTGAGTGAGCTTCAGCGCGCCTCGATCGTACCACTGCTGCTGTCGCGCGATCCGTCGCTGATCGGGGCGCTGAACTCGGCAGATTATTCGCAATCGACCCAGCGCCTGATTTCGTACCGAGAGGAGATTGAGGCCGCATCGCTGATGCTTCTGGATGCGTCTGGCCGGGTCGTGGCGGCGACGGACCGCACGTTGCTAGGATCCCTCCACCGCAGCGCGCCCTACTTTATTGAGGCTTTGCGCGCCTCGGGCACAGTTTTCACGACTTTCAAACAGGACAGCGGCGCACGCGTGTTCAGCTATACCCGCAAGATCGAAGCGGGCGGGGAAACCGCAGGTGTCATCGTCGTCGGGGTGGATCTGGCCAAGTTTGAATCGTCCTGGGCCGGGTTCTCGGACGCGGTTCTGGTGACCGATAGTGAAGGCGAGATCATTCTGGCCACTGAAAGCCGCTGGCGCGGCCTGACCGAGGAGGACGCGCTGGCCGTGCGCTCGGCCCCATCGGCCATTCAGCGCGCGATCCAGGCTACCGCCGAATGGGCGGCCTTGCCCATCGGGGCCTATCTTCAGGGTGATTCGGTGATGCGCCAGGAAGCGCGCATTCCGTTCCAGGGCTGGCGGATGGCCAGCTTCACCACCTATGCGGGCGTGCGCGAACGCGTGAACGGTGTCATCGCGCTAGAGATTATGGGATTTGCCATCCTGCTGGCACTGGCGCTGTACCTGACGACCCGCAAAGCGGTGCTGCGATCGCGGTTTTTCCAGCGCGAGTCGGCAGAGCTTCGCCAGTTGAACCAGGCCCTACAGCGGGAAGTTGCCGAGCGGCAGCGGGCGGAAAAGCACCTGGAAGTGGCCGAACAGACGGTGGCGCAAACCTCAAAACTCGCCGCTTTGGGCGAGATGTCGGCGGCTGTCAGTCACGAGTTGAACCAGCCACTGGCGGCGATGAAGACCTATATCGCCGGCGCCAAGCTGTTGTTGAACCGCAAGCGCCCGGAAGAGGCGATGTCATCCTTCAACCGGGTCGATGATCTGATTGAACGCATGGGCGCAATCACCAAGCAGTTGAAGAGCTATGCGCGCAAGGGCGAAGAGGCGGTCGAGCCTTTGGATGCAAGGGCTTCTGTCAGTACGGCGGTCTCGCTGATGGAACCGCAGCTTAGGAAACGCGACATTGCGATCACCACCACTTTGCCGCGTGAAGCGGTGATGGTGATGGCGGATCGTATCCGGTTGGAACAAGTGCTCATCAACCTCTTGCGCAATGCGCTGGACGCCACCAAATCCATAGACACGCCCGAAATTCATGTGCTTTTGAATGCCGGGGAAGATGCGGTTTTGACAGTGCGCGATAACGGCGGCGGAATCGAGGATCTGGAAGCCCTGTTCGAGCCATTTTACACTACCAAGGCCCCCGGCGACGGCGTCGGTCTGGGGCTTGCCATCTCCTCGTCTATCGTGAACGACTTGGGTGGAAGGCTGACAGCAAGAAACGGTCGGGACGGTGGGGCAGTGTTCGAGGTCAGATTGCCGCTTCTGGATCGTGTTCAGGTCGCGGCCGAGTAG
- the purQ gene encoding phosphoribosylformylglycinamidine synthase subunit PurQ — protein MKAAVLVFPGSNCDRDLAEGFRSIGAEVSMVWHKDTSLPEGVDIVGVPGGFSFGDYLRCGAIAAQSPITRALVAHAGRGGYVLGICNGFQVLTETGLLPGALMRNGALKFVCRTVGLRVETSESAFTETYGKGAQIRLPVAHHDGNYVADDETLTRLNAEARVALRYTEQVNGSVEDIAGVLSENRRVLGLMPHPERAIEAVQGNTDGAAMFTSLTGALALV, from the coding sequence ATGAAGGCGGCGGTTCTGGTCTTTCCGGGGTCCAACTGCGACCGCGACCTGGCCGAAGGGTTTCGCAGCATCGGGGCCGAGGTGTCGATGGTCTGGCACAAGGATACCTCGCTGCCCGAGGGGGTGGATATCGTCGGGGTGCCGGGCGGTTTTTCGTTCGGGGATTACCTGCGCTGCGGCGCGATTGCGGCGCAGTCGCCGATCACCAGGGCGCTGGTCGCCCATGCCGGGCGCGGCGGCTATGTTTTGGGCATCTGCAACGGGTTTCAGGTGCTGACCGAAACCGGCCTGCTGCCAGGCGCCCTGATGCGCAACGGCGCACTGAAATTCGTCTGTCGCACTGTCGGGTTACGGGTCGAAACGTCCGAAAGCGCGTTTACGGAAACCTACGGCAAGGGCGCGCAAATCCGCCTGCCGGTGGCGCATCACGATGGCAATTATGTCGCTGACGACGAGACCCTGACCCGGCTCAACGCCGAGGCGCGTGTCGCCTTGCGCTACACCGAACAGGTGAACGGCTCGGTCGAGGATATCGCCGGTGTCCTCAGCGAAAATCGCCGGGTTCTGGGGCTGATGCCGCATCCGGAACGTGCGATCGAGGCCGTGCAGGGCAACACCGATGGCGCGGCGATGTTCACCAGCCTGACGGGTGCGCTGGCACTGGTCTGA
- a CDS encoding response regulator, with amino-acid sequence MGQAMKIAIVDDEQDMRQSISQWLALSGFDTVTYASAEDALKNVGQDWPGVVVSDIRMPGMDGMAFLKRLMSVDSALPVIMITGHGDVPMAVEAMRVGAYDFLEKPFNPDRMTELAKKATSNRRLTLDNRALRRELSDGTGLMKKLVGSSPVMERLREDILDLGQADGHVLIEGETGTGKTLVAHALHAVGAKSGKKFVIFSCASMDEADLSARLFGPMENGEAQPLLEEARGGTLVLEDIDALPKALQARLLTWINDQGTPAETRIVGISNLQEQGKSSEDVLRPDLYYRLAAMKIVLPPLRSRGEDVLTLFTRFSEQFSEEYGCDAPEVSAQEAAQLLQAPWPGNIRQLVNVAERAVLQNRRGSGTIASLLMAESDDSEPAMTTEGKPLKEYVEAFERMLIDNTMRRHKGSIVGVMEELCLPRRTLNEKMAKYGLMRGDYL; translated from the coding sequence ATGGGTCAAGCCATGAAAATCGCCATCGTCGATGACGAACAGGATATGCGCCAGTCGATCAGCCAGTGGCTGGCCCTCAGCGGGTTCGACACGGTGACCTACGCCAGCGCCGAAGATGCGTTGAAGAACGTCGGGCAGGATTGGCCCGGTGTCGTGGTCAGCGATATCCGCATGCCCGGCATGGACGGCATGGCCTTCCTGAAACGCCTGATGAGTGTTGATTCAGCGCTGCCCGTCATCATGATCACCGGCCACGGCGACGTGCCCATGGCGGTCGAGGCGATGCGCGTCGGCGCCTATGATTTCCTCGAAAAGCCATTCAACCCGGATCGGATGACCGAACTGGCCAAGAAGGCGACGTCGAACCGCCGCTTGACGCTGGATAACCGTGCGCTGCGTCGCGAACTGTCCGATGGCACCGGGCTGATGAAAAAGCTGGTTGGTTCGTCGCCGGTGATGGAGCGGTTGCGCGAAGACATTCTTGATCTGGGGCAGGCCGATGGCCACGTACTGATCGAGGGTGAGACCGGCACCGGCAAGACCCTGGTGGCCCATGCGCTGCATGCAGTCGGGGCGAAGTCCGGTAAGAAGTTCGTGATATTCTCCTGCGCGTCCATGGACGAGGCTGATCTGTCCGCCCGCCTGTTCGGCCCGATGGAAAATGGCGAAGCGCAGCCGCTGCTGGAAGAAGCCCGTGGCGGAACGCTGGTGCTGGAAGACATTGACGCGCTGCCCAAGGCGCTGCAGGCGCGGCTGCTGACCTGGATCAACGATCAGGGCACCCCGGCCGAAACCCGCATTGTCGGCATCAGCAACCTGCAGGAACAGGGCAAAAGCAGCGAAGATGTGCTGCGGCCGGACCTCTACTATCGCCTGGCCGCGATGAAGATCGTGCTGCCGCCGCTACGCTCGCGCGGGGAAGACGTGCTGACGCTGTTCACCCGGTTTTCCGAACAGTTCAGCGAAGAATACGGCTGTGATGCGCCCGAGGTTTCGGCGCAGGAGGCGGCGCAGCTGTTGCAGGCCCCGTGGCCCGGCAATATCCGCCAGCTGGTCAATGTGGCCGAACGTGCTGTGCTGCAAAACCGGCGTGGCAGCGGCACAATCGCCAGCCTGCTGATGGCCGAAAGCGACGACTCTGAACCGGCAATGACGACCGAGGGCAAACCGCTGAAAGAATACGTCGAAGCGTTCGAGCGGATGCTGATCGACAACACGATGCGGCGCCACAAGGGATCCATCGTCGGCGTGATGGAAGAATTATGCCTGCCGCGCCGTACCTTGAACGAGAAGATGGCCAAATACGGATTGATGCGCGGCGACTACCTATAG
- a CDS encoding DUF1476 family protein, translating to MSTFDDRETAFEAKFAHDADMQFKAEARRNKLLGLWAAGLLGKTGDAAAAYASEVVKADFEEAGDEDVYRKLSGDLGDKASEADIRAQMVAMMAEAKAMLIDEA from the coding sequence ATGTCCACATTCGACGACCGCGAAACCGCATTCGAAGCCAAATTTGCCCATGACGCGGATATGCAGTTCAAGGCCGAAGCGCGCAGGAACAAGCTGCTGGGTCTATGGGCAGCCGGATTGCTGGGAAAAACCGGCGACGCCGCCGCGGCCTATGCGTCCGAGGTGGTCAAGGCGGATTTTGAAGAGGCTGGCGACGAAGACGTCTATCGCAAGCTGTCCGGCGATCTTGGGGACAAAGCCTCGGAAGCCGATATCCGCGCGCAGATGGTCGCCATGATGGCCGAAGCCAAGGCGATGCTGATCGACGAAGCCTGA
- a CDS encoding TRAP transporter large permease subunit — protein MDIFTVSLWLTGAMLVLVIIGVRVAFATAFIGFLGLCLFFMQKQGFDKGLITAMKLAGQVPHSKSTTYALSLIPTFILIGYLAYYAGLTGYLFEAAKRWVGWLPGGLGVATVFATAGFAAVSGASVATSAVFARIAIPEMLKVGYDKRFAAGVVAAGGTLASLIPPSAILVIYAIIVEESVGKLLLAGFIPGVVSALIYAGLITGMARFRPSLGPPVGGFTWKQRFTALPGAMPILLVVFIIVYSIYFGWATPTEAGALGAGVVLAMALWQGMRWGQLKGALMEAAKLTVMIFTMIWGVLIYVRFLGFAKLPNAFADWIAGLEQPALVTLLLILGAYVILGMFMDAIGMLILTLPITFPAVIALNGGADVLRADSALGITAEECAIWFGIIVVKMAELCLITPPIGLNCFVVAGVSQDAKMDISVQDVFRGASPFFIADVVTVGVLIAFPAIVLWLPGLL, from the coding sequence ATGGATATCTTTACCGTCTCGCTCTGGCTGACGGGGGCGATGCTGGTTCTTGTCATCATCGGGGTGCGGGTGGCCTTTGCGACGGCGTTCATCGGCTTTCTGGGTCTTTGTCTGTTTTTCATGCAGAAACAGGGGTTTGACAAAGGCCTGATCACGGCGATGAAGCTTGCCGGGCAAGTGCCGCATTCGAAATCGACGACCTATGCGCTTAGCCTGATTCCGACATTCATTCTGATCGGTTACCTTGCCTATTACGCCGGGCTGACCGGGTATCTGTTTGAGGCCGCAAAACGCTGGGTCGGATGGCTGCCGGGCGGGCTTGGCGTTGCCACGGTCTTTGCCACCGCCGGGTTTGCCGCTGTGTCTGGCGCATCCGTCGCAACCTCGGCCGTATTCGCGCGCATCGCCATCCCTGAGATGCTGAAAGTCGGCTATGACAAACGCTTCGCTGCCGGGGTTGTCGCCGCCGGTGGGACGCTTGCCTCGCTGATCCCGCCCTCGGCGATCCTGGTGATCTATGCCATTATCGTTGAGGAAAGCGTCGGCAAGCTGTTGCTGGCGGGCTTCATTCCGGGCGTCGTCTCGGCGTTGATCTATGCCGGGCTGATCACCGGCATGGCGCGGTTTCGCCCCAGCCTTGGCCCGCCCGTCGGGGGGTTCACCTGGAAACAGCGGTTCACCGCCCTGCCCGGCGCGATGCCGATCCTGCTGGTCGTCTTCATCATCGTCTATTCGATCTATTTCGGCTGGGCGACCCCGACCGAGGCTGGGGCCCTGGGCGCAGGCGTCGTGCTGGCAATGGCGTTGTGGCAGGGCATGCGCTGGGGTCAGTTGAAAGGCGCGCTGATGGAAGCCGCCAAGCTGACCGTGATGATCTTCACGATGATCTGGGGGGTGCTGATCTATGTGCGTTTTCTGGGCTTCGCCAAGCTGCCAAACGCCTTCGCCGACTGGATCGCGGGGCTGGAGCAACCGGCGCTGGTGACCCTGCTGTTGATCCTTGGGGCCTATGTCATCCTGGGGATGTTCATGGACGCCATCGGCATGCTGATCCTGACGCTGCCGATTACTTTTCCGGCGGTCATCGCGCTGAACGGGGGCGCAGACGTGCTGCGGGCCGACTCGGCGCTTGGCATAACGGCCGAGGAATGCGCGATCTGGTTCGGGATCATCGTGGTGAAAATGGCCGAGCTCTGTCTGATTACGCCACCCATCGGCCTGAACTGTTTCGTGGTGGCGGGCGTGTCGCAGGACGCGAAGATGGATATATCGGTGCAGGACGTGTTCCGCGGTGCCTCACCCTTCTTCATTGCCGACGTGGTGACGGTCGGCGTGCTGATCGCCTTCCCGGCGATTGTGCTGTGGCTGCCGGGGCTGTTGTAG